One window of Medicago truncatula cultivar Jemalong A17 chromosome 2, MtrunA17r5.0-ANR, whole genome shotgun sequence genomic DNA carries:
- the LOC11443695 gene encoding agamous-like MADS-box protein AGL29 yields MNKNCELSEERKNAGTKLNNTRKRKMHEIKKLDEKERRLGIFNKAIELSILCQSKTAIIVKSPNKNKFYACGYPCDSVIQRFLTGRMMVEDGKKKKEDDDIAKTLRLQYEALQEKLEEEEDNLKSLKVTESQKSDFNVHDWWNNSIDDMDLASLEDFKNSLDSFKNNLRAASQAEKSNLHPNLNIAT; encoded by the coding sequence atgaaTAAGAATTGTGAACTGTCTGAAGAGAGAAAGAATGCTGGAACAAAACTCAACAACACACGGAAGAGAAAGATGCATGAAATCAAGAAATTAGATGAAAAAGAACGCAGACTCGGAATTTTCAACAAAGCAATAGAGCTATCTATTCTATGCCAATCAAAAACTGCAATCATCGTCAAATCGCCAAACAAGAACAAGTTCTATGCATGTGGCTACCCCTGTGACTCTGTCATTCAACGTTTTCTGACCGGACGTATGATGGTCGAGGAtgggaaaaagaagaaagaagacgACGACATCGCTAAAACCCTAAGGCTTCAATATGAAGCACTTCAAGAAAAACTTGAAGAAGAGGAGGATAATTTGAAATCTCTCAAAGTCACTGAGTCACAAAAGAGTGATTTTAATGTCCATGATTGGTGGAATAATTCTATTGATGATATGGATTTAGCATCTCTTGAAGACTTCAAAAATTCTTTGGACAGTTTCAAGAATAATTTACGTGCAGCAAGCCAAGCAGAGAAGTCCAATTTGCATCCAAATTTAAACATTGCTACTTAA
- the LOC11443297 gene encoding malate dehydrogenase 2, peroxisomal: MPPQQQMTFVIVTGSNEGPHSYSYLNQEKKSTDMIQYLYKLDAEVLGVDPREVDVPVVGGHAGVTILPLLSQAKSPSSFTAEETEYLTNRIQNGGTEVVELWQIFMRTRNNHKM; the protein is encoded by the exons ATGCCGCCGCAACAACAAATGACCTTCGTAATTGTCACCG gTTCTAATGAAGGTCCACACAGTTATAGTTACTTGAATCAAGAGAAAAAGAGCACAG ATATGATTCAGTATTTATACAAATTGGAT GCAGAGGTACTTGGTGTTGATCCAAGAGAAGTTGATGTTCCTGTGGTAGGAGGTCATGCAGGAGTCACAATATTGCCTCTTTTATCACAG GCTAAGTCTCCCAGTAGCTTCACTGCAGAAGAAACCGAATACCTGACAAATCGCATTCAAAATGGTGGAACAGAAGTTGTTGAG CTTTGGCAAATATTCATGAGAACAAGAAACAACCACAAGATGTAG
- the LOC11441690 gene encoding uncharacterized protein gives MGAKRSSSSSLCNVFKACFSSGNNDEYWEGSGSGRRMFASDEDRGCWVAEPGIDRKASDFIARYYATRVTDSQSQFAS, from the coding sequence ATGGGAGCTAAGagatcatcttcttcttccttatgCAATGTATTCAAAGCATGTTTCTCAAGTGGAAACAATGATGAATATTGGGAAGGTAGTGGAAGTGGAAGAAGAATGTTTGCAAGTGATGAAGATAGAGGTTGTTGGGTTGCTGAGCCTGGTATTGATAGGAAAGCTTCTGATTTCATTGCTAGATACTACGCGACTCGAGTTACCGACTCTCAAAGCCAATTTGCTTCTTGA